The Siniperca chuatsi isolate FFG_IHB_CAS linkage group LG9, ASM2008510v1, whole genome shotgun sequence genome includes a region encoding these proteins:
- the LOC122881667 gene encoding uncharacterized protein LOC122881667 isoform X2 encodes MVSLDLTRYCRALSVRYIHGKQYWHFHKRSSLLANAADRQSQSVLILVVTLTRSCWGSTAARESFQWLTVSGSFTPDSCASSTSAPMLIGNERPQKTIQKIILDCTNLEGIFLEKSGRRTTKPICRLIMGFSSWLVFLDQMLNLQNPCGMQKLEENVQQATVSLENFHSISRIIRLDNQDTRPARQQRDKLAAIR; translated from the exons ATGGTCTCTCTGGACCTTACGCGATATTGTAGGGCTTTGAGTGTGAGGTACATCCATGGAAAGCAATATTGGCATTTCCACAAACGCTCAAGCCTGCTGGCAAACGCAGCTGATCGACAGTCACAATCGGTCCTTATTTTGGTCGTAACATTAACCAGGAGTTGTTGGGGTTCAACAGCTGCCAGAGAATCATTTCAATGGCTGACAGTGTCAGGTTCTTTCACCCCAGACAGCTGTGCTTCCTCCACTTCTGCCCCCATGCTGATAGGAAATGAACGCCCGCAAA AAACCATCCAGAAAATCATTTTGGACTGCACTAATTTGGAGGGCATATTTTTGGAGAAAAGTGGAAGGAGAACGACCAAACCCATTTGCAGGCTTATTATGGGGTTCTCCTCCTGGCTGGTGTTTTTAGATCAAATGCTGAATCTACAGAATCCCTGTGGGATGCAGAAACTGGAAGAGAACGTCCAACAGGCAACAGTGTCTCTGGAAAACTTCCACAGCATTTCCAGGATTATCCGTTTGGATAACCAAGACACCAGACCAGCTCGGCAACAGAGAGACAAACTAGCCGCAATTAG GTAG
- the LOC122881667 gene encoding uncharacterized protein LOC122881667 isoform X1 — translation MVSLDLTRYCRALSVRYIHGKQYWHFHKRSSLLANAADRQSQSVLILVVTLTRSCWGSTAARESFQWLTVSGSFTPDSCASSTSAPMLIGNERPQKTIQKIILDCTNLEGIFLEKSGRRTTKPICRLIMGFSSWLVFLDQMLNLQNPCGMQKLEENVQQATVSLENFHSISRIIRLDNQDTRPARQQRDKLAAIRSVWDKWAGRLPLFYNPGPNVTVDEQLTVCYSGAATPSGKYIPSKPAKYGIKIWDAMLSCYFYLSKRSEYLFHHCMYAYVYV, via the exons ATGGTCTCTCTGGACCTTACGCGATATTGTAGGGCTTTGAGTGTGAGGTACATCCATGGAAAGCAATATTGGCATTTCCACAAACGCTCAAGCCTGCTGGCAAACGCAGCTGATCGACAGTCACAATCGGTCCTTATTTTGGTCGTAACATTAACCAGGAGTTGTTGGGGTTCAACAGCTGCCAGAGAATCATTTCAATGGCTGACAGTGTCAGGTTCTTTCACCCCAGACAGCTGTGCTTCCTCCACTTCTGCCCCCATGCTGATAGGAAATGAACGCCCGCAAA AAACCATCCAGAAAATCATTTTGGACTGCACTAATTTGGAGGGCATATTTTTGGAGAAAAGTGGAAGGAGAACGACCAAACCCATTTGCAGGCTTATTATGGGGTTCTCCTCCTGGCTGGTGTTTTTAGATCAAATGCTGAATCTACAGAATCCCTGTGGGATGCAGAAACTGGAAGAGAACGTCCAACAGGCAACAGTGTCTCTGGAAAACTTCCACAGCATTTCCAGGATTATCCGTTTGGATAACCAAGACACCAGACCAGCTCGGCAACAGAGAGACAAACTAGCCGCAATTAGGTCAGTGTGGGACAAGTGGGCGGGGCGCCTTCCATTGTTTTACAACCCTGGGCCCAATGTCACTGTTGATGAGCAACTTACAGTGTGCTATTCAGGGGCCGCTACCCCTTCAGGCAAGTACATACCATCCAAACCTGCAAAATATGGAATCAAGATCTGGGATGCAATGTTGtcttgctacttttacttaagtaaaagatctgagtacctCTTCCACCattgtatgtatgcatatgtttatgtgtag
- the rcc1 gene encoding regulator of chromosome condensation: MPAKKTTTKRKSDAIVEDNGDLKKVKVSHRSHGKEAGQVLVLGQGDVGQLGLGEDIIERKKPALVSLPEKIVQVIAGGMHTVCLSDTGHVYTFGCNDEGALGRDTTGEGSEMVPGKVTLEEKVVQVSAGDSHTAALTEDGTVYMWGSFRDNNGVIGLLEPMKTCTIPVKVPMTEPVVKIASGNDHLVLVTLEGNLYSSGTAEQGQLGRVPEHFSDRGGRKGLSRLLVPQMVKVKGKVHFIDAFCGAYFTFAVSKEGHVYGFGLSNYHQLGTKSIKTCFVPIKLTCFKNSTTSWVDFSGGQHHTLCLDAEGQVYSLGRAEYGRLGLGQGAEEKSEPMPVMGMEPASGVACGASVSYAVTREGSVYAWGMGTNMQLGTGEEGDEWSPVKMTGKQLENRAVLMASSGGQHTVLLVKDKQES, translated from the exons ATGCCTGCTAAAAAGACCACCACCAAGAGGAAGTCTGATGCTATTGTGGAGGATAATGGAGACCTCAAGAAAGTGAAAG tttccCACAGGAGTCATGGCAAGGAGGCAGGCCAGGTTCTTGTTCTGGGTCAGGGTGATGTTGGGCAGTTGGGTCTAGGCGAGGACATCATTGAGAGGAAGAAACCGGCCCTTGTGTCCCTGCCAGAGAAAATTGTGCAAGTGATAGCTGGAGGCATGCACACTGTGTGCCTCAGCGACACTGGCCAT GTCTACACTTTTGGGTGTAACGACGAAGGGGCCCTTGGTCGGGACACAACAGGGGAGGGGTCTGAAATGGTTCCAGGAAAGGTGACACTGGAGGAGAAGGTGGTCCAGGTGTCGGCAGGGGACAGCCACACAGCTGCACTCACAGAGGATGGAACCGTATACATGTGGGGCTCCTTCAGG GATAACAATGGTGTTATAGGTCTCCTGGAGCCCATGAAAACTTGTACCATTCCAGTCAAAGTCCCCATGACAGAACCTGTTGTGAAAATTGCATCAG GTAACGACCACCTGGTGCTGGTTACACTGGAGGGAAATCTTTACTCATCGGGCACTGCAGAGCAGGGGCAGCTGGGAAGAGTGCCTGAGCATTTTTCAGATAGAGGAGGCAGGAAAGGCCTCA GCCGGTTGCTGGTACCACAGATGGTAAAAGTCAAAGGGAAAGTTCACTTCATAGATGCCTTCTGTGGGGCGTACTTCACCTTTGCTGTGTCAAAAGAGGGACATGTTTATGGATTTGGCCTCTCCAACTATCACCAGCTGG GCACTAAAAGCATCAAGACGTGTTTTGTTCCAATAAAACTGACATGCTTCAAGAACTCTACCACCTCCTGGGTGGACTTCTCTGGAGGACAACATCACACACTCTGCCTTGATGCTGAAG GGCAGGTATATAGCCTAGGCAGAGCAGAGTATGGTCGTCTTGGTCTGGGCCAAGGGGCTGAAGAGAAGAGTGAGCCCATGCCTGTGATGGGGATGGAGCCAGCCAGTGGAGTGGCATGTGGGGCGTCTGTCAGCTACGCTGTCACTAGAGAAG GATCTGTGTACGCCTGGGGCATGGGCACCAACATGCAGCTTGGCACAGGAGAGGAGGGCGACGAGTGGAGCCCCGTAAAGATGACAGGCAAGCAGCTGGAGAACCGCGCAGTACTGATGGCCTCCAGTGGAGGGCAGCACACAGTCCTTTTGGTCAAAGACAAGCAGGAGAGCTGA